The Deinococcus puniceus genome segment CTCCATTTCTATGTGTACGTACAGGTCGCCGTTTCCCCCCGGCCCCTCGTTGCCCATGCCCGACACGCGGATTCGGTAGCCCTCGTCTATGCCGCGTGGCAGTTTCACCTTCACCGTTTCGGCCTTCAGAGTGCGGCCCCGGCCCCGGCACACGGTGCAAGGGTCTTCGATCAGGACGCCTTCGCCCCGGCAGGTGGGACAGGGCTGCTGGGTGTCGACTACGCCAAAAATAGTGCGTGCTTGTGCCCGAACCGCGCCCGCGCCCTTACAGGTGGTGCAGGTTTTGGGCGGCTTGCCCCCCGGCTCGCTGCGGTTGCCCTGACAGTGTTCGCAGGTGGTCAGGCGGTCTACATTCACCTCGATTTCGTCGCCCGCCCGCGCCTGAAGCAGCGTCACATGTGCTTCGGTTTCGAGGTCGTCGCCGCGTGCAGGGCCACGCCGCCCGCCGCGCCCGCCCACTGCGCCGCCGAATAACTGCTCGAAAATGTCCATCGGATCGAAGCCCGCCCCGCCCATGCCGCCAAACGGGTCGCCCCCCGGCATGCCGTTGCCAGGCGCACTGCCGAAGCGGTCATAGTGCGCCCGCTTTTCGCCGTCCGACAGTACCGCGTAGGCCTCGTTGATGCGGGCAAACTGCTCGGCAGCGCCCGCTTCCTTGTTGCGGTCAGGGTGAAATTTGAGCGCCAACTTGCGGTAAGCACTCTTGATCTCGTCGGGGGCGGCGGTGCGGGCCACGCCCAGCAGGTCGTAATAGTCTGTTTGTCCGGTCATATCAGTGTCTCTTGGCCTCTTGGTGGGTGCGCTGGATAAGCGTGATTTTGGGGGTCACAGCCAGCGCCACAGCACCAGCATTTAACCCACAGGTTAACATGACCACACTCAGAAAAAGTGGTGTCGGGGGTATGGCTCGCTTGCGGGCGTGTTTATTGCTAGATCAGGCCCAAGTGCAGCTCGAGTTTTGGATGGAGTGGGCTGGGGCGCTGGCTGTTGTTCCGTTCAGTCATAGGGCGGCGGGCGACAGGTCATTCTCCGGCACTTCCTGCACGGCAAAGTGAAGCCAAGCCTCTGCCTCCGCCTGCTCTTCCGCATCAGTGGCGTATTCCGTTGCGTACAGCACATAGGCGCGCCGCAACTCATGCTGAACCTGCTCCAAAAGTTGTGAAGTCGGCTCAGAGCTTAAAATTTGCGTTTTGGGCGGCGCAGTCACACCAGAACTGTAGTCCATCCAACCTCACCAGTCCAAAATCACCTTCCCACTTTGCCCGCCCAACATGGCGTCGAAGCCTTGCTGGAAGTCGTCTATGCCGAAGCGGTGAGTGAGGATCGGGGTC includes the following:
- the dnaJ gene encoding molecular chaperone DnaJ; its protein translation is MTGQTDYYDLLGVARTAAPDEIKSAYRKLALKFHPDRNKEAGAAEQFARINEAYAVLSDGEKRAHYDRFGSAPGNGMPGGDPFGGMGGAGFDPMDIFEQLFGGAVGGRGGRRGPARGDDLETEAHVTLLQARAGDEIEVNVDRLTTCEHCQGNRSEPGGKPPKTCTTCKGAGAVRAQARTIFGVVDTQQPCPTCRGEGVLIEDPCTVCRGRGRTLKAETVKVKLPRGIDEGYRIRVSGMGNEGPGGNGDLYVHIEMERHAELRREQEHLIYTSRIGFAKAALGGQITVPTLDGPQNVEVKAGTQHGELHRLRGQGLPRLQGAGSGDLIVEYDVQVPKPAQLTPEAREALLAYARAVGDEVNEKPEGFFDKVGKIFRGE